The following are encoded together in the Anabrus simplex isolate iqAnaSimp1 chromosome 5, ASM4041472v1, whole genome shotgun sequence genome:
- the LOC137500921 gene encoding lysozyme C, milk isozyme-like: MVAQAKIYERCELARELRNRGIPGDQLATWVCIANFESSFNTNALGTKNADGSKDHGLFQISDLWWCTPGPRNGCNIKCSQFHNDDISDDLRCAQKIYEERKRLFGDGFTAWTVYQPNCSGRKAARFVNGCF, translated from the coding sequence ATGGTGGCGCAGGCGAAGATTTACGAGAGGTGTGAGCTGGCCAGGGAACTGAGGAATCGCGGAATCCCAGGTGATCAGCTGGCTACGTGGGTGTGCATTGCCAACTTCGAGTCCTCCTTCAACACCAATGCACTGGGCACTAAGAATGCGGACGGCAGCAAGGACCACGGCTTGTTCCAGATCAGCGACCTGTGGTGGTGTACTCCAGGACCTCGCAATGGTTGTAACATCAAGTGTTCTCAGTTCCACAATGACGACATCTCTGACGATCTGAGATGCGCTCAGAAGATCTACGAAGAACGTAAACGTCTGTTCGGAGACGGTTTCACTGCATGGACAGTGTACCAGCCCAACTGCTCTGGAAGGAAAGCTGCACGGTTCGTGAATGGATGCTTTTGA